A part of Natator depressus isolate rNatDep1 chromosome 18, rNatDep2.hap1, whole genome shotgun sequence genomic DNA contains:
- the CROCC gene encoding rootletin isoform X9 — MNPVQHMGSEHSPVTLVPQNAQDLPTAPASWLEQAISWSCRGLGTNRLEEMELRRRNQMLEQALRLETGERERESLENKSLAQQNVELRRHLEEEQAAYKRKLQAYQEGQQRQAQLVQKLQAKVLQYKKKCGEVEQQLLEKSTELEQQRLTSRLDMTDSRLRQDEEHSNDLENALIRLEEEQQRSASLAQVNAMLREQLDQANAANQALSEDIRKLTTDWTKARNELEQREVEWRREEESFNTYFSNEHSRLLTLWRQVVGFRRHFSEMKTMTERDLSELSNELSRSGRTIHAACLNLSSNLRLSESSASAALEKQALLLAQLEEQLKDKVRDMIQLQVRCDMEKAELGTRVAEMTATVERLKAQNSEKEKTVETLTQKLENLEAARAQEQAALEAEEIEALRTESEMLQQTLRDLAQAVLSDADSAIHLTGTERTTDVSDSDATGFSLRGLSSSLRTPSPLRRSSPRRSSSPRRSLSPAFSDSTLAVVHSALQKRQLQVQDIHGKYEAIQELVGSLKKQLAERDHERRSLEQKILQLKDDVDCSLRAKDDAMREASRFRSSADLLGSEKSNLERSLQALQQHMEALRQESERLQLANSDLQRQREHLEDEKDDIAKDKERAQKEIERGHKQLEQLEVKKSSLKKELMLVKEALNKATLEKEVSENEKVEMAEALSKAEASRAELELTASKLKAEEASLRDSLSKMSSLNEGLAQDKIELNRIISQLEEEKGAVLGQKREVEQEKASIRDELVRLEQEKLELDTERQGLEHSLQDVERSRERLERELLALQKERVQLQEQLGQLSRQRNAASEELGQARREQERLSEALLRAAREKEGLMKEKASLVVQLAASERENRGLAEEIAGLRSEKDALETTLFDIQQQRAQLDARKEQLEADSQNLLLAKEMLQVELASIRKQRELDVTRLERDKELLAQKLAQTEQEAQVTLRNKEVAHEEDVDRLQREKETVRLELESEREELLHRLSHEREELLARYEAEKEELSEEITALQQERDESLLQAENEKQQALSLKESEKTLLSEKLACAQHSLAGVTVEMERQKREAISRQEQDRSTINALTSELKSLRVQLEETIAAHEREARGLQEQVKELARQRECTLREVEELKTQLRMVEDARDSIRRDVIEAHRKVRESQEGHEVQRKDILDLRRSLSDEAKEKEALQSSNQELRAAVKRAESDRISLKRANEEKEQKLATLEEARAAVGKEAADLRSSLQEVERSRLEARRELQELRRQIKMLDSENAKKNKEVAELQARVALDEQREEESRRESFGLKQKIVESEASREFARKELHNLQRKLSEQEGEFRVREKDLLGSLEEARGNEKKLLDNARNLEIKLENAQAEAAELSLRLSAAEGRTLGLEAELARVEGLKRDVEFKLGSLHSALRRTLGISRGGRAPSPAIRGRSSSPKRLFSPTKGDNAYSTTDGRGSPTPQAGSPERSPSLRPLSPERALSPGRSEQLVADIDPEVVRAALRDFLQELRETQRERDDLRAQLGSLTRQLAEMESERDSASTRVQQLQKLVTESQEGRRSADGKLSSAQTALLLQEETLRRNDRERKALMDKVTALERSLQSADSDRRTTQEKISKMKANEAKLENDKRRLKEVLDASESRCTKLELLRRSLEGELQRVKLVLSDREVEIQVLQDRGDTLQRQVTDSEMKANALQLSVERLHLTLAKAEEGESALKDKVQGLALSLSESSANAGATQEKVLQLQKALTASEHDRRVLQERLDAARQAVSEAKKQNSGLADRVQVLKTEQQELEVQKEELEGQVRQQQELLRQCQESESTALRSLQKLQEDKHLLQERLGSLQRALAQLESEKREAERSSLRLEKDKMALKKTLDKVEREKLKTHEDSVRLLAEKGRLDRSLNTVEEELAEAQRQIQLLEENLSMVRRTITCSWAQVAEMEQTQSQSLVETATRHRQELQLEIERLRGSQLQAERTLEARERAHRQRVKGLEEQISTLKDQLQQELRRCQSHYSHSSLLSGN; from the exons ATGAACCCCGTACAGCACATGGGTAGCGAGCACAGCCCTGTGACCCTGGTGCCTCAAAATGCTCAAGACCTCCCCACTGCCCCGGCCAGTTGG CTGGAGCAAGCCATCAGCTGGAGTTGTCGGGGGTTGGGCACCAACCGCTTGGAAGAGATGGAGCTGAGGAGGAGGAACCAAATG CTGGAGCAGGCCCTGCGTCTGGAGACCGGGGAGCGGGAGCGGGAGTCGCTGGAGAACAAGAGCCTGGCCCAGCAGAACGTCGAGCTGCGGCGccacctggaggaggagcaggcCGCCTACAAACGCAAGCTCCAGGCCTACCAGGAGGGCCAGCAGCGGCAGGCGCAGCTCGTGCAGAAGCTGCAGGCGAAG GTTCTCCAGTACAAGAAGAAGTGTGGGGAGGtggaacagcagctgctggagaaatCAACCGAGCTGGAGCAGCAGAGACTCACG AGCCGGCTAGACATGACGGACTCGCGCCTGCGCCAGGATGAAGAGCACAGCAATGACCTGGAGAACGCGCTCATccggctggaggaggagcagcaaag GAGCGCCAGCCTGGCCCAGGTCAACGCCATGCTGCGGGAGCAGCTGGACCAGGCCAACGCCGCCAACCAGGCCCTCAGCGAGGACATCCGGAAGCTGACGACTGACTGGACCAAAGCACGCAACGAGCTGGAGCAGCgggaggtggagtggaggcgaGAGGAGGAG tCATTCAACACCTACTTCAGCAACGAGCACAGCCGGCTGCTGACCCTCTGGAGACAGGTGGTGGGCTTCCGGCGCCACTTCAGTGAGATGAAGACCATGACCGAGAG GGACCTGTCGGAGCTGAGCAACGAGCTGTCCCGGTCCGGCCGCACCATCCACGCCGCCTGCCTGAACCTGAGCAGCAACTTGCGCCTGTCGGAGAGCAGCGCCAGCGCGGCCCTGGAGAAGcaggccctgctgctggcccagctggAGGAGCAGCTGAAGGACAAGGTGCGCGACATGATCCAGCTGCAGGTCAGGTGTGACATGGAGAAAGCGGAGCTCGGCACCAG agtCGCTGAGATGACGGCCACCGTGGAACGCTTGAAAGCCCAGAACTCGGAGAAGGAGAAGACGGTCGAGACGCTGACCCAGAAGCTGGAAAATCTG GAGGCTGCGCGGGCGCAGGAGCAGGCAGCGCTGGAGgccgaggagatcgaggccttgCGGACGGAGTCGGAGATGCTCCAGCAGACGCTGCGAGACCTTGCTCAG GCCGTCCTGTCCGACGCCGACAGCGCCATCCACCTCACAGGCACAGAGCGAACGACGGATGTTTCGGACAGCGACGCCACGGGATTCAGCCTGCGGGGCCTCTCCTCCAGCCTCCGCACCCCGTCTCCGCTCCGGCGCTCCTCCCCCCGGCGCAGCTCCTCCCCCCGGCGCAGCCTCTCACCGGCCTTCTCCGACTCCACGCTGGCCGTGGTGCACTCCGCCTTGCAGAAGAGGCAGCTGCAGGTGCAG GACATCCACGGCAAGTACGAAGCCATCCAGGAGCTGGTGGGCTCCCTGAAGAAGCAGCTGGCGGAAAGAGATCACGAGCGACGCTCCCTGGAGCAGAAGATCCTGCAGCTGAAGGACGACGTCGACTGCTCCTTGCGGGCCAAGGACGATGCCATGCGGGAAGCCAGCCGCTTCCGCTCCTCGGCTGACCTGCTGGGCAG TGAGAAGAGCAACCTGGAGCGAAGCCTGCAGGCCCTGCAGCAGCACATGGAGGCCCTGCGGCAGGAGAGCGAGAGGCTGCAGTTGGCCAACAGCGACCTGCAGCGGCAGCGAGAACACCTGGAGGACGAGAAGGACGACATCGCCAAGGACAAGGAGCGGGCGCAGAAGGAGATTGAGCGCGG CCACAAACAGCTGGAGCAGCTGGAAGTGAAGAAATCCAGTCTGAAAAAGGAGCTGATGCTTGTTAAGGAGGCTCTGAACAAAGCCACCCTGGAGAAGGAGGTGTCTGAGAATGAGAAGGTGGAGATGGCAGAGGCGCTTTCCAAG GCGGAGGCGAGCCGGGCCGAGCTGGAGCTGACCGCCAGCAAGCTGAAGGCGGAGGAGGCCTCGCTGCGCGACTCGCTGTCCAAGATGAGCTCCCTGAACGAGGGGCTGGCCCAGGATAAAATTGAACTCAACAGGATCATCAGCCAG ctggaggaggagaagggggccgTGTTGGGGCAGAAGCGGGAGGTGGAGCAGGAGAAGGCCTCAATCCGCGACGAGCTGGTCCGGCTGGAGCaggagaagctggagctggacacggagaggcaggggctggagcactccCTGCAGGATGTGGAGCGGAGCCGGGAGAGGCTGGAGAGGGAGCTGCTGGCCCTGCAGAAGGAGAGggtgcagctgcaggagcagctggggcag ctgTCCCGCCAGAGGAACGCGGCCAGCGAGGAGCTGGGGCAGGCCCGCCGGGAGCAGGAGCGGCTCAGCGAGGCCCTGCTGCGAGCCGCCAGGGAGAAGGAGGGGCTGATGAAGGAGAAGGCCAGCCTGGTGGTGCAGCTGGCTGCGTCGGAGCGGGAGAACAGGGGGCTGGCGGAGGAGATCGCCGGGCTCCG GTCGGAGAAGGATGCCTTGGAGACCACCCTCTTTGACATCCAGCAGCAGCGTGCTCAGCTGGACGCCCGGAAGGAGCAGCTGGAGGCCGACAGCCAGAACCTGCTCCTGGCCAAGGAGATGCTGCAGG tggagctggccagCATCCGCAAGCAGAGGGAGCTGGACGTGACCCGGCTGGAGAGGGATAAGGAGCTGCTGGCTCAGAAGTTGGCTCAAACGGAGCAGGAGGCCCAGGTCACGCTGAGAAACAAGGAGGTGGCTCACGAGGAGGACGTGGATCGGCTCCAGAGGGAGAAG GAGACAGTGCGCCTGGAGTTGGAGTCGGAGCGGGAGGAGCTGCTGCACCGGCTGAGCCACGAGCGGGAGGAGCTGCTGGCCCGCTACGAGGCGGAGAAGGAGGAGTTGAGCGAGGAGATCACCGCGCTGCAGCAGGAGCGGGATGAGAGCCTCCTGCAGGCAGAGAACGAGAAGCAGCAG GCCCTGTCCCTCAAGGAGTCGGAGAAGACCCTCCTGTCGGAGAAGCTGGCCTGCGCCCAGCACAGCCTCGCCGGCGTGACCGTGGAGATGGAGCGGCAGAAGCGAGAGGCCATCAGCCGGCAGGAGCAGGACCGG AGCACCATCAACGCCCTGACCTCGGAGCTGAAGAGCTTGCGGGTGCAGTTGGAAGAAACCATCGCGGCCCACGAGCGGGAGGCCCGGGGGCTGCAGGAGCAGGTCAAGGAGCTGGCCAGGCAGCGGGAATGCACCCTCCGCGAG GTGGAGGAGCTGAAGACCCAGCTGCGCATGGTGGAGGATGCCCGGGACAGCATCCGGCGGGACGTGATCGAGGCCCACCGGAAAGTACGGGAGAGCCAGGAGGGCCACGAGGTCCAGAGGAAGGACATCCTGGACCTGCGGCGCAGCCTGAGCGACGAGGCCAAGGAAAAGGAGGCACTGCAGAGCTCCAACCAGGAGCTGCGGGCTGCCGTCAAGCGAGCCGAGAGCGACCGCATCAG CCTGAAGCGGGCCAACGAGGAGAAGGAGCAGAAGCTGGCTACCCTGGAGGAGGCGCGGGCAGCCGTGGGCAAGGAAGCCGCCGACCTGAGGAGCAGCCTGCAGGAGGTGGAGCGATCGCGGCTGGAGGCCcgcagggagctgcaggagctgaggcgacag ATCAAGATGCTGGACAGTGAGAACGCCAAGAAGAACAAGGAGGTGGCAGAGCTGCAGGCCCGGGTGGCACTGGATGAGCAGCGGGAGGAGGAGAGCCGGCGGGAATCCTTCGGCCTCAAGCAGAAGATTGTGGAGAGCGAAGCCAGCAGGGAGTTTGCCAGGAAGGAG CTCCACAACCTGCAGCGGAAGCTGTCGGAACAGGAGGGCGAGTTCCGGGTGAGGGAGAAGGACCTCCTGGGCAGCCTGGAGGAGGCCCGCGGCAATGAGAAGAAGCTGCTGGACAACGCCCGCAACCTGGAGATCAAGCTGGAGAACGCGCAGGCTGAGGCGGCGGAGCTGAGCCTCCGGCTGAGTGCCGCCGAGGGCCGCACCCTCGGCCTGGAGGCTGAGCTGGCTCGAGTGGAGGGGTTGAAGCGGGACGTGGAGTTCAAGCTGGGGAGCCTGCATTCCGCCCTGAGGCGCACCCTGGGCATCAGCCGGGGAGGCcgggcccccagcccagccatcAGGGGGCGTAGCAGCTCCCCCAAAAGACTCTTCTCTCCTACCAAAG GTGACAACGCGTACAGCACCACGGATGGGCGcggcagccccaccccacaggcgGGCAGCCCCGAGCGCAGCCCCAGCTTGCGCCCTCTGTCTCCGGAGCGTGCCCTCTCGCCCGGCCGCAGCGAGCAGCTGGTGGCGGATATCGACCCTGAAGTGGTGCGGGCCGCCCTCCGGGACTTCCTGCAGGAGCTGCGGGAGACGCAGCGCGAGCGG GATGACCTGCGGGCCCAGCTGGGCAGCCTGACCCGCCAGCTGGCTGAGATGGAGTCGGAGCGGGACAGCGCCAGCACCCGagtgcagcagctgcagaagctaGTGACGGAAAGCCAGGAAG GGAGGCGCAGCGcggacggcaagctgagcagcgCCCAGACcgccctcctgctgcaggaggagaccCTCCGCCGCAATGACCGGGAGCGCAAGGCATTGATGGACAAGGTGACGGCGCTGGAGCGGAGCCTGCAGTCGGCAGACAGCGACCGGCGAACCACCCAG GAGAAGATCAGCAAGATGAAAGCCAACGAGGCCAAGCTGGAGAACGACAAGCGGCGCCTGAAGGAGGTCCTGGACGCCTCGGAGAGCCGCTGCACCAAGCTGGAGCTGCTGCGGCGCTCGCtggagggggagctgcagagggtGAAGCTGGTGCTGAGTGACCGCGAGGTGGAGATCCAGGTGCTGCAGGACCGCGGTGACACGCTGCAGAGACAG GTCACCGACAGCGAGATGAAGGCCAACGCCCTGCAGCTGTCTGTGGAGCGACTGCACCTTACCCTGGCCAAGGCCGAGGAAGGTGAGAGCGCCCTGAAGGACAAGGTGCAGGGCCTGGCCCTGTCTCTGTCAGAGAGCAGTGCCAACGCCGGTGCCACCCAGGAGAAGgtgctccagctgcagaaggCGCTGACGGCCAGCGAGCATGACCGCCGAGTGCTGCAG GAGCGGCTGGACGCTGCCCGCCAGGCGGTCTCAGAAGCCAAGAAGCAGAACAGCGGGCTGGCCGACCGGGTCCAGGTGCTGAAAACcgagcagcaggagctggaggtGCAGAAGGAGGAGCTCGAAGGGCAGGTccggcagcagcaggag CTGCTGCGCCAGTGCCAGGAGAGCGAGAGCACGGCCCTGCGGAGCCTGCAGAAGCTGCAGGAGGACAAGCACCTGCTGCAGGAGCGGCTGGGCAGCCTGCAGCGGGcgctggcccagctggagagtgaGAAGCGGGAGGCGGAGCGCTCCTCCCTGCGGCTGGAGAAGGACAAGATGGCCCTGAAGAAGACCCTGGACAAG GTGGAGCGCGAGAAGCTGAAGACGCACGAGGATTCGGTGCGGCTGTTGGCGGAGAAGGGCCGGCTGGACCGCTCCCTCAACACGGTGGAGGAGGAGTTGGCGGAGGCTCAGCGGCAGATCCAGCTGCTCGAG GAGAACCTAAGCATGGTTAGAAGGACGATAACGTGTTCCTGG